The following nucleotide sequence is from Azoarcus sp. CIB.
CGGTGCAGCCCGGAGCGCCGAAGGCCCCCGAAACCGCGCCGGCTGCGCACCCCGAGGCCGACAGGAACGCGGAGATGCGTCGCGCGATCGCTGCGGCGATGAGCCGCTCGAAGCGCGAGATCCCGCATTACTACCTGTCCGAGACGATCCCGATGGCGCGTGCGCAGAGGTGGCTCGCGCAGGCCAACGAGGGGCGGCCGATCACCGAGCGGCTCCTGATGGCGGTCGTGCAACTGAAGGCGGTGGCGGCGGCGCTGGCGCAGTTTCCCGATCTGAACGGCTTCTTCCGCGACGGCCGCTTCGAGCCGGTGCAGGCCGCGCATATTGGTGTCGCAATCTCGCTGCGCCAGGGCGGGCTGATCGCGCCCGCACTGCACGACGTCGGCAGCAAGCCGCTCGACCAGCTGATGCGCGAGCTCGCCGATCTCGTGAAGCGCACGCGCGCGGGCTCGCTGCGCAGCTCGGAGATGTCGGATCCCACGATCACCGTGACCAACCTCGGCGAGCAGGGCGTCGATGCGGTGATGGGCGTGATCTACCCGCCGCAGGTTGCGCTCGTCGGCTTCGGCCGTATCGCTGCGCGCCCGTGGGTCGAGGTTGGCGCCCTGGTCGCGATGCCGACTGTCGTCGCGAGCCTCGCGGCGGATCACCGCGTCTCGGACGGGCACCGCGGGGCGCTCTTCCTCGCCGAACTGCGCGGGCGCCTGCAGCGGCCCGAGGAGCTGTGAGCGCGAAGAACGAAAGCGAAAAGGGTAGAAAAAGGGGAAAGCGATGGCAGATAAATACCCGGAACTGCGCGCGAACGTGATCGCGATCCTGCGCAGCATCGCGCCCGAGGTCGAGGCGGACGAGCTGCGCGACGACCGTCCGCTGCGCCAGCAGGTCGACCTCGATTCGATGGACTGGCTCAACTTCCTGATCGGGATCAGCGAGCAGCTGAAGGTGAGTATCCCCGAGGCGGACTATGGCCGCCTCGTGACGCTGGGCAACCTGCTCGACTACCTGCGCGCGAAGCTCGGTTAGCGACGTCCCGACATGACGCCGGCCCGTCCCGGGCAATTGCTCGCCCGGGACGGGCCGGCGTTGCGGGGGGAAGCCTTCGTGGGGGGAAGTCTTCGCGGGAGCAGCCTTACATCACGGCGATTTCGATCTTGCGCGGCTGCGCGTGTTCGGCCTTCGGGATGCGCAGCTTCAGTGTGCCCTGGTTGAACTCGGCCGACACTTTGTTTGCGTCGAGTTCCTTCGACAGCGTGAACATGCGGCGGTAGCGCGGCAGGTTCACTTCGGCATGTGACGATTCCATGCCCTCGGGTGCTGCGAGGCTGATCTCGCCCTCGATCGTCAGCGTGTCGCCTTCGACCTGAAGGGTCAGCTTGTCCTTCGGTACGCCCGGCAGGTCGGCGTACAGCGTGATTCCGGCGGCATCCTCGATGACGTCGACGGGCGGCAGCAGCGCCATCTCGCTGGCCGGGGTTTCGGGCTTGCGGGCGATGTTGGTGGTGTCGTTCATGTCCGGCTCCTCCTCATTCGATGCTGATGCGGCGCGGCTGGGCGGCTTGCCGGCGCTGGACGCTGACGTGCAGCACGCCGTCGCGGTACTTCGCGCTCACGGCGTTGGGGTCGGCGTCGTCGGGCAGGGTCACGACGCGGCGGAAACGTCCGGAGAAACGCTCGTCGATATGCACCGTGGCGTTGGCTTCCTTCGGCGGCATTACGCTCGCGCGCTCGCCGGCGACCGTCAGTACGCCCTTTTCGAGCTGCACGTCGATCGTCGCCGGGTCGATGCCGGGCGCAAAGGCGTAGATCTCGACGGAATGCGGCGTGTTGCCGACGTTCATCGCGGGAAAGCCGCCGCGCGCGAGACCGCGGATGCTGGGGGAGAATTCGTACGACTGCTGCATCTCGCGCTGCAGGCGATCGATTTCGGACAGCAGATCGCGGGGAAATACTGATCGGTAGAACATCATGATCCTCCTTCGGACAGGGATGGGTGTCCGCTCGCAACACCCATGTTTTCCGATATCGAGGCGGTCGGCTGGACTTCAAGTCCACATGCGGCAACGCACATGCCGAAGGAGGAGAGGAGCCGCGGCGCGGCTCCCGGGGGGAGGCTCAGGCGAAGTTGCCGAGCGCCTCGACCGAGCCGTCGAGCGCCATCAGCAGGGTCTCGATGCCGAGGCCGGGATGCTTGTCCTTGATGGCGGCGGCGAGGCGTTCCAGGTGGTCGCGATGCACCGCGGCTTCGCGCACGGGATCCGGCGCCAGGTCCTCGCCGAGAATCGCCTTGTAGGCGCCGCAGTCGCGGTGATCCATGACGACGACCTTCTGTACGTCATGGAGCTGGATCGCGACGGCGAGGTGGTCCCAGAAGGTGCGGTTCCACGCGGGGTACTTGTCGGTCAGCGCGCCGAGCGAGGCGCCGGCGAGCACGATGTGGTCGTACTTGTGCGTGAGGCCGCGGCCCGCCATGTATTGCTCGACGCTGTCCATGAGGCGGAAATCCATGCAGGTGAGCAACAGGATGTCGGTGTGGCCTCCGGCGAGGGCGGGGCGGCTTTGCGAGACGGTGCCGAGCAAGGCGACACCGGCGGCGAGCGTGGCGCGCGTGAGGAAGTTGCGGCGGGTGCCGGAGTGATTTTCGCCGTGGGCGTGCGTGCAGTTGCAGTGGTCGTGAGTGTCCATTGTTCGCTGTTCTTTTGATGGAGTTCGGATGGAGGCGAGCGGAATGGTATACCGCCGCAAACTTCCGAAATATCCATTAAGAATATTTAATCAGCGCTGGGGAATATCGACAATTCATTGATGCAAAACGCTTGTCAGGTCTTTTTCTTGATGCCTCTGGGATTTTTGGCGCGCGTCGGCGGCGGCAGTCCGGGGCAGTCCTGCTGGCCGAGGCTGCGCGCGAGTTCGCCCAGCACGCGGGCGTGCATCGCATCACCGGGGTGGCCGCGCAAGGCGGCGAGGCGGGCGAGCAGGCAGATCTGCTTCACGACGGAGTCGAACTTGCGCGCGCTGCGCGGCACGTTGTCGATCGCCTGCTCGTAGAGGCAGGTGAGCTTCGGGCCGTCGTCAGCACCGATTCCCGCAAGGAGCAGCGCGGCGAGTTCGGCGTCGGCCGGCTTCACCGCGTCGAAGAAGTCGCCGCTGCGTGCGAACAGTGCGCGCGCCGCCTCGGCGCACATGGCCGCCTGTTCGGTCGCGCGCTTGCGCGCGGCGTCGGCGTCGGCTTCGAGCAGCAGCCAGTCGAGCTGCAGGCGGTTGATCATGAGGTAGGGATCAAAGCCGGCATCGCCCGGAGTGCCCTCGGCGCCGGCGTACGCCTCGCGTGCGCGCGCCAATGCCGCGCGGACACTCGGCCAGTCGCCGTTCTGCGCGGCGAGCACTGCCGCCTCGCGCTTGAGGGCGCTGCCGAGCAGGGCGCTGCGTTCGGCGTTCGACGGCATGGGGGTCGTACCGGGCGGCATCGGCTTCGCCAGCGCGATGAGGCTGTCGAGGCGCGCGATGGCGGATTCGATCAGGGTCGTATCGCCCCGCGTCTCGCCCATGCGGGCTTCGAGGTTGGCAAGCTGTTCGACGATGCGCACGGGCACGCGTCCGCTGCGGTCTTCGCCGGCGAGCGCTAGGCAATAGGCGGTGCAGGCGCGTTCGAAGCCTTCGGTGCCGAGTTCGGCATAGGTCGCGCCGATGGCGGCCTGCACTTCGGGCAGATCCTTCCACGCGGCTGGAACATGCACGAGGATGGCCGCGATATGACGCCCCACGTCGGCGACGCTGCGTGTCCGGTGCGACAGGTCGACGCGCAGGCGCGCGAAGGTGTCGACGAGGGCGACGGGCGAGACGATGTCGGTGGGGACCCGCGCCGTGCCTTCGTCGGCGGGGGCTTCGAGCATGTAGTGCGGATCGCCGTAGGCCTGGTAGGCGCCCCAGGTGTTGTACTGCGGAAACTGCTCCCATGCGCTCTTGCGGGCGGTGAAGACGGCCGGGCCGAAGGGTTTGCCGTCGCGCACGAAGCTTTCGAAGAAGCTCGTCGCGAAGAGGCGGGCGGCCTCGTCATTCACCTGCCAGCCGGCCGCGACGACGCAGCGCACGCCGATCTCGATCAGTTCGCATGCGATGCTGTAGGCGAGGCGGTTCGCCGTGTCGGGCGCCGCCGACATCGCGCCGAGGTGGCAGCAGTTGAGGAACACGAGTTCGGGCACGACTTCGAGCTGCGATACCTCCGCGGCGGTAAGCAGCATGCCGTCGGACAGGACGACGCCGGTGCGTTGCGTGCCGTCGCGCGCCGTGGCTTCGAACACGCCGTGGGCGGCGACGACGAGCACCTTGCACGGCTGGCGGAAGAGGCGTGCGAACACGTCGAGCGCCTCGATGCCTTCGCCGTAGTTGACGTCATAGCCGCACTCGCCGAGCAGGTCGCGGATGGCCGCGCCTTCGGCCACCGCACCGGGCAGATCGGGCAGATGGTCGTCCTGCGGCGCGGGCAGCGGTCGCGACGGATCGCCGAACTGGCCGTAGTAGCCGTGGGTGGACGGGTTGGTAATCACGCACGCGACCTTGCGCGTGATGCTGAGCGGGTTGCGGCGGAAACGCGCAGAGGCGAACTGGCGCACGATCGCCGTTTTGAGCGCCATCGGCTGCTCGTCGGCCTGCAGCATCTCCCACGGCAGGTTCGCGGTGTAGGCGTCGACGACGAGGACGAGCTGTTCGGTTTCGCGCGCGGCCGCCTTGAAATCCAGCGGCACCATCAACTGGAACAGCGTACGCGACAGGTCGGCGTTGTAGTGGTCCTGGGTGATCGCGTTGCGCACCAGTGCTTCGATGAGTCCGGGCTGGCGCTGGTGCACGACGCTTTCGGCGCGCGAGCGTTCGGATAGCATCACGTACTTCAGCCGTGTGGCGATTGCACGGCTGCCGCTTGCGGGGGCCGGCGTGCCACCTTCCGCAGGTCCGTCGTCCGCGGTGACGAGCATGCGTGGCCAGTAGCCGAAGGGGGCGAACACCGACAGGCGCGGGCGCGCGCCTTCGCCCTCGTTGAGCTGCTCGGCGACGTCGATGCGCGACTCCAGGCGGCGCAGGTCGCCGGCCATGCGTGCGGGCAGCTGGCGCACCGCGCGCGCGGCGCTGATCGCGGTGTCCATGAACAGTTCGATCAGTTCCAGTCGCGCGACCCGTAGCCGCGTGAGCGGCATCGCCTCGGCGAACTGGCGGTTGGCGGCGAGCACGCCGCGCACGATGGATTCGATGGAGTCGTCGACGCTGATGTGGGCGGTGGAGTTGTAGCCGATCAGCAGGCTCGCGAGCGTGAGCTCGGTGTCGACCTCGCCCTCGCCTTCGCTGTCACCCTCGGTGCCCTGGCGGTCGTGCGAATGGAGCAGGTAGCGCAGGACGCCGGCACGCACGGTCTCGGTGATGTCGGCCGCGGACAGCTGACCGAATCGCCCCAGACCGACGATCACGGCGCCGCGCCCGGTGCCGCGCAGGCGGTCTTCCCGGTTGCGCGCCTGCAGCACGATGGCCGCCGAGCCGATTTCGCCCGCATAGACGCCGAGCCGTTCGCGCTGGCGCAGGGCGCCGTCGACCAAGGCGTCGTTGATCGCGGCCTCGGCGCCGGCGATCCCGTCGCCCTGGTAGTGGCCGCACAGGATGGGCTGGCGCGCGAAGCGCAGGTCCATCGCGCTGACCGAGACCTGCAGCGGATGGATCGCCGACACCGGGCGGCGGCGGCGCGGACGGGTGCCGACGAGGCTGCAGACGAGTTCCTCCTCGGTTGGCAGCACGGGCGGCGGGGCGTCGTAGATGGCGATCGGGGCGGCGGCGCCGCGTGCGGCGGGCAGGCGGCCGAGGCGGCTCGTGCTGCCGGTCTGCAGCAGGTCCGTGACGGCGGGGAAGTGGTCCTCGGTGCCGGTCAGCGCGCCGTGGTCGACCGGCATGTACCAGTGCTGCTCGGCCGGCAGGTTCGCGAGTCGCCCGGCTGCCCAGCTCACCGAGCCGTCACCCTGCGGCGTGCCGATCATCTTGATCTGGTCGCCTTCGATCGTGGTGCCGCAGGGGGTGTTCTCGGCCTGGCCGAAGACGTAGATCACGCGTTCGACCGGCTGCGGTGCGTCGTTCGTCGCGAGCGGCCCCTCCCACAGTCCGCGGGCGGCGGCGAGCGTGGCATTGCTGGGCTGTCCGGCGATGCCGTCGCCGAACCAGCGGTCGCGGTTGGCCTTGGCGGCGGACGGCCAGACGGGCGCGCGCAGCCAGTCGGCGTGCAGCGTCGGTCCCGCGTCCTCGAAGCCGGGGCGCGGCAGCAGCTGCATCGCACCGGGGAAGCCCGCGACGATGTCGAGCACGCCTTGCATGCCGTGGCCGAGGTCCATGCGTGCGAGCTTGCGCATCGTGCCGGACTTGCCGAGCAGGGTCTCGACCATGAGGTGCGAGCCGCTATTGGGCGTGCCCAGCATCACCAGGCGGCCACCGGGGCGGCGCACGAGCTCCGCCCACAGGTCGGGGTGAGTCGCGATCATCGTGCGGCACACGAGGCCGCCCATGCTGTGCGCGAGCAGGCGCACGGGCTGGTTGGGGTGCGTCTTCAGCGCCTGCTGAAGGGTGTCGGCGAGGCGTTCGGCTGCGCCATCCGGGGCATGGATGGGCTTGCGCCAGTCGTAGGGGAAGCGGATGACGGTGTGCGTTGCTTCGAGATGCTCGGCAAGGTCGCCGTAGAACATGTCGAAGAGCGCTTCTTCGCTTACGGCGGTCTTGTCCATCGCGATCTTCGCGAGGCCGCCGGTCGCGAGGTCGAGGAAGTCGAACCACACGCGGTCGCCGTCGCCGGCCTTGCGTCCTTCCTTGCGCACCTCGAGGTGCGAACCCATGATGCCCGGCAGGAAGATCACGACCGGGCGGCTGTCCGGGCGCGGTGTCTCGCGCAATGCCGCACGGCTGGCGGCGCGTTCGCGCGCCTCGGCGGCGCCGGGTTCGCGACGGCGGGCGATGGCGCTGAACGTGGGCAGGGCCGCCGGGTCGTTGCTCGTGAGCCAGTCGCGCAGCGCGGTGCGGGTATGGCGGTTGGCGAAGTAGCTGAAGTGATTGACCGAGGCGCCCTGGTCGAAGAGGTAGCGCGCCTCGTTGCGCATCGCGAGGCCGGCGTACATCGAGTCGGTGTCGACGACGAGGTCGTTGTCGTGGCGGTCGAACAGCATCCAGTCGGTGAACATCACCCCAAGGCGCTTCAGTACGCTGGTTTCCTGGATGTCGCCGCTGATGACGGCCATCGCGATGCCCTGCTTGCGCTGCGCGGTCGCGAGCAGCGGGCCCATCGGTGCGTCGGTGAGCATCGCCTCGATGCCGGGGACGAGACGCGCATCGACGCGCTTGTCGGCGATCTCCAGCACGATGCGCTTGAACGCCGACAGCACCGCGCCGCCGGCCGGGCCGGTCACGGCGCCGACGAGCCGGGCGGTGAGGCTCAGCAGCCCGGAAAGGAACAGGTCGAGGTTGTCGGAGAGCAGCGTCGTGCCGCGTGCGGGGCAGGCGACGCGCACGTAGCGTTCGATGCGGAAGTTCTTGTCCGCAAGCTCCTGGCGCAGCGCGCGCAGCGTGTCCTGCTCGCGCGCGGTGAGGACGTCGCGCAGGCGTTTTTCGCGTTCGGATTCGCCCGCGTTGGGCGGTGCGGCGTGGCGATAGGCGGCGATCGCATCGTCGCCCAGGCCCGCGAGGCACAGCAGGTCGCCGACGAGACCGCCGCGCGAATGCGTGACGACGGACAGCCGGGCGTCGGCGGGCAGGGTGCGAGCGAGCTGCAGCGCGTTGTCGATCGGGCTTTCGGAGAAGGTGCGGTGCTCGAAGCCGAAGATGCGCTCGCCGAAGCGGTGTGCGAGCGGTTCCCAGTCGGCGGCGGCGCTGCCGGCGCGCAGATCCTTGAAGCTTCCCAGCGTGTGTGAGGCGGTGCCGTGGATGAAGAGCAGCGTCGGCGCGTCGCCGATCGCGGCGAGGCGCGGGTCGTTGGCGGTGCAGCGGTCGGCGCCCGCGAGGCCGTCGCCGTCGCGCCACTGGTAGAGCCCCGGTTCCCCCGCGAGGCGGCTTTCGATCGCCCACATCAGCGCCTTGGTGCCCAGCCACGACGCGCCGGGCGCCGCTAGATCCTCGCTGCGCTCGCCCAGCCAGTCCTGCAGCCATTCCAGCGCTTTGTCGCGTGCGGCATCGGCGATCGCGTCGTGCCCCAGCGTGAGCACCGACACGCCCGACCACAGCCAGTCCGGAATGCCGCGCGCGGCCGCGGACGGGTCGCGCAGGGCGGCGAAGTCGATCGAGCCGTCGGCACGCACGGCGTCGGGTTGCACCCGCGCGAGGTCTTCCCTGAGCTTGTCGGCGCGGATGAAGACGGTGGTGCCGTCGCCCGCCTCCAGTGCGAGCAGGCTGTCCTCGCGCAGGCGCGCGTCGGTTGCCGCAGCCGCGTCGCGCCCGGGCGCGGTCAGGGCATACGCGGCTTGCACCGCGACGACGCCGTCGAGAAAGGGATCGGGCGCCGCCGCGCCGCCCGCGCGCGTGGCGGCCTTCAGCGCGCCGGGCAGGGTGTCGGCCTCGCGCGGCACCCCAGGCAGGTGGAGGACGAGTTCACTCGGTTTGCGCGGTGCCGGCATCCGGGCCTCCTGCGGCGGTGGGGAAGGGTGCGCGCCGGCGCTTCAAGGCCGGCGCGCGGGCGTCACGCGAAGACCTTGAAGCGGCGCGCAGTGCGGGTGCCGAAGATCTGCGGATCCTGCGGCAGGCGCGTGGAGGGCAGGTAGTTACGGATTTCCTTGAACCACTGCTCGTAGGTTGCCGTCGCGGGCAGGTTCTTCAGCGTCTTCAGCGCATAGAAGGTGAAGGCGCCGTTGGGGCGGCCGCTGAAGCTCGTGTCCCAGCTGAACTGGGTATCGAGGCAGCCCGCGAGCAGCAGGTCGCCGCCGGCGCGCGTGAAGCCGCCGGATAGCCGCGCGGGGCGCACCGTGTCCGCAGGAAGGTCGTCGCGCTTCATCCACACGGCCGGCGGCAGGAAGCGGGCGCGCGGCATGCCGGGGTCGAGATCGCTTTCATCGCCGCGCGTGACGGTGCCGGAGTGGCAGCTGTCGGAGATGAGCATGATGCGCACGCCACCGGCACGCTGGCTGAAGAGGTCGTGCAGTTCGTCGTCGAGCAGGGCATTGCCGCTGCCGATGTCCCACGGGCACAAGGCTTCGTCGCGTGCGTCGGGCTCGTCGCCATCGGCGTCGGGCAGCCAGGTGCCGTGGCCGGAATAGGTGAGCACGATCGTGTCGCCCTTCGCCGCGCCCGTGACCAGGGTGTCGATGGCCTGCACCATCGCCGCCTTGGTCGCCGCGGAATCGAGCAGGCGGGTCACCGAGAAGCCGCGTTCGGTGAGGGCGGCGGCCCAGTCGTTGGCGTCATTGACGCAGCCGGAGAGGTCGCTGTCGGTGCCGGGGTAGTTGTTGATGCCGATGCAGAGCGCGCGTCTTGCCATGAGATTCTCCTTCGGGTCCGGAGCATCCCCGCCTCCCGCGGCGGCACCTTGCCGGCCGCATTTCGGAGCGATGCGGACGGAATCGGGCGCGACCTTTCTGTCGGGGTATGCGGGCTGCCGCTCACGGGACGGAGCGGTGCCGCGCACTTATTCTGTTTAATTATCTGTTTAGAGGTCGCTCACTTATTTGTCAAACCGGTCTTTTTCAAACCGGCAGATCGTCGAACGAGCACAGCCGTGCAACTTGCGCGATGTCGGCGACGCCGGTCGCGGGAAGGCCGTTCTTCGTCTGCCAGGCCTTGATGCAGCGCGCGCTGGTCTGGCCGAAGAGGCCGTCGGCCTTGATGTCGACGCCGCGCAGCGACAGGCCCAGCTGGATGCGGCGCACGTCGAGCCCGCGCATGATCGGCGAGCCGACCGACACCGCGCGCGAACCCGGCGCCGGGCCGTCGAAGCAGCCGTGGGGCAGGGCGGCCAGCGTCGCGGGCGAGATCTCGGCGCTGCGCACGACCAGCGGCAGCTCAAGGTTCCAGTAGCCCTGGTCGATCAGGCGCTGGAAGGCATCCATGCGATACACCGTCGGGCGCAGGTCGGCGCGCGCGTGGCCGCCGAGCCAGGCGCGCCGCGTCGCCACGTAGGCGTCGATCCACTTCCGTTCGCCCGCGTCGGCCACGCTGCCATGCGCGGCGTTGCAGCGGTCGCGCATCGCCTTCCACGCGCCGTGCACGAAGCTGTCATACACCACGGCGCAGCCCAGCGGCGAGGCGATGCCCTCGCGGGCGGCCGCCCGCATCGCCGGCTGCCAGTAGTTCGCGTCGAAGAAGGCGTCCTGCACGTCGCGCATCACCGCGTCGTCGGCGCCCGCGCGCAGGATGTTGTGCAGCGCGCCGTCGCTGTCCAGCGCGAGGTCTACAGCATCGAAGCGCGGCAGGTAGCGGTCGAGCAGCGGGGCAAATTCGGCGCCGGGTGCGGTGCAGTACTGGCGCAGCAGCTTGGCGAGGTTGCCGGAGCCGAGCGTCGTCTGCGAGCGCCCGTAGGTGAGGTGGCCGGTGTCGCCGCGGATGATCGTAACCATGCCGTAGTCGCCCAGCACCTGGCCGGTCTCGAAAAGATTGACGATGCTCTCGGCGGTCTTCTTCTGCGTGGCTGTCAGCATGGACTCGACTCCTGTCGTCGGGGAAACTCGCGGGGGATGGGAGGGGGGTGGAAGGGGCGGCGTTCAGCCGCCGGAGCCGCTCCGGTCGTCGAAACAATCGATCAGCGCGATCACCAGGTCGCGCGATGCCGTGCGGAACTTCAGGCCGGCGAGCGAGCGCCGCGCCGAGGCCTGATAGCCATGGTTATAGTCGGCGACGATCTGGCCCGCCAGTCTGTGGAAGTCCTTGTGCATGCGTGTGAGATGCCCGAGGCGGTCGGCTGCCAGGGCATCGTTGCCGTCGATCCACTGGCCCAGCTCGCACAGGCTCACCGAGCCGGCTTCGGCAACGTCCAGTGCTTCGGCGTTGGATCGTCCGCTGACGTAGGCGTTGAGCCGCTTGCGCCAGTTGAGGTGGGCCTCGATGGCCTGCTTCAGGTCCAGCCCGTGCCGCCTCCAGCCTTCCCGTTCCATGAACGCGGCCAGATCGGGCGAGCGTTCGCCGAGCAGCCGGCGCAGCCAGGCATCGACGTCGAGGTCGTCGCGGCGCAGCGCGGTGAGCAGGCGCGACTCTTCCGGGCCGAGATCGTCTACCGAGGCCAGCAGGAAGTGCTTCTGCAGCATCGCCTCGAACTCCTCGGGCGGCAGCGGCTTGCCGATGAGGTAGCCCTGCAGGAAGTCGCAGCCGAGTTCGCGCAGGAAGCTCACCTGCTCCCCGGTCTCGACGCCTTCCGCGGTGACGTGCAGCCCGAGGCTGTGGGCCATGTTGATGATGGCCTCGACGAGATGCGCGTCGTTGCGGTCGTCCGGGCAGTCGCTGATGAAGCTGCGGTCGATCTTGACGATGTCGACGGGGAAGCGTTTGAGGTAGGACAGCGACGAGAAGCCGGTGCCGAAGTCGTCGAGCGCGTAGCCGATGCCCAGCGCCTTGATGTCGCGCATGCGGGCCTCCATCGATTCGCTGCCGCCCATCAGCACCGATTCGGTGATCTCGACCATGAGGCTGCCGCGGTCCATGCCGAATTCGGAGAGCACGCCGGCGATCAGGTCGGGCAGCCCGGATTCGCGGAACTGCACGCCGGACATGTTCACCGCCAGTCGCAGCGTCCCGTGCCCCTGTTCGCGCCAGGCGCGGGACTGGCGCGCGGCCTCGCGCAACGCCCATTCGCCGATGCCGATGATGAGGCCGCTGTCCTCGGCCACGGGGATGAACTCCAGCGGCGACACGGGTCCGCGTACGGGGTGGAACCAGCGTATCAGCGCCTCGGCGCCGACCAGTTCGCCGCTGTCGGAATCGACGATGGGCTGGTAGTGCAGCGAGAAGGCCTGCTGTTCGAGCGCGGTGCGCAGATCCGCCTCGAGCTGCATGCGCGCGAGGGCGTCGCTCTGCATCTCGCGGGCGTAGAACTGGAAGCGGTTCTTGCCGGCCTGCTTGGACTTGTACATCGCGATGTCCGCGTTGCGGAACAGCGTCTGCAGGTCCTCGCCGTCGTCCGGGTAGACCGTGATGCCGACGCTGCCCGACATGCGGTGCTGCATGCCGCCCAGCGAGAACGGATCGCGCAGCACGCTGACGATCTTCTCGGCGATCGCGTTCAGGTCGTCGGGCTTGGCGAGGTCGTGGATGACGATCGTGAACTCGTCGCCGCCGAAGCGCGCCACGGTGTCCTGCTCACGCACGCAGAAGGTCAGGCGGCGCGCGACTTCGACCAGCAGTTCGTCGCCGGTGTCGTGTCCCAGCGTGTCGTTGATCCACTTGAAGCCGTCGAGGTCGAGGAACAGCAGGCCGACGTGGGTGTGGTTGCGCCGCGCATGCGTCATCGCCTGGTCGAGGCGGTCCTGCAGCAGGCTGCGGTTGGCGAGGCTGGTCAGCGGGTCGAAGTTGGCCTGGCGCCAGATGGCCTCTTCCTGCTGCTTGCGCTGGGTGATGTCGTTGAACAGCGAAATGTAGCCGGTTACGGCGCCGCGGTCGTCGTAGATGGCGGAGATCGTCTGCCACTGCGGGTAGATCTCGCCGCTCTTGCGCCGGTTCCAGATCTCGGATTCCCAGCGCCCCGTTTCGGCCAGCGATTTCCACATGTTGGCGTAATAGGCCGCGTCGTGGCGCCCGGAGGCGAGCAGCGAAGGCTTGCGTCCGAGCACCTCCTCGGCGGCGTATCCGGTGATCGCGGTGAACGCCGGATTGACGGCCGTGATCACCCCATGCGCGTCGGCGGTCATGATGCCCTGGCTCGACGCGTTGAACACCACCATCGCCTGCTTCATGCGGGTCTCGATGCGCTTGCGCTCGGTGATGTCCTGCATGCTCAGCTGCAGCAGCGTGCGGTCGCCGTGGCGGAAGCTCATGCAGCGGATCTCGGCGTCCCACTCCTCGCCGTCCGGGCGGCGGTTGCGCCACTCGAACACGCTCACGCGCGTGTCCAGGCAGCGCGAGAGCTGGTCGTTGCCGGCCTCGCCCGACGGACGCCCGTCCGGCTGCACGGGCGCGGCCAGGTCGAGCGGCGAGCGGCCGATCATGCTGCGCCGGTCCGGGTAGCCGCACAGGGCCGCCGCTGCGTCGTTGCAGTCGATGAAGCGGCGCGTGCCCGGGTCCAGGATCGCCTGCGCGATGTGCGAATGCTCGAACAGGGTCTTGTTGTACGACTCGCTGTCGACCAGCGCCCGCATCGCCTCCTTCGGCGCCGACACGTCGTTCATCACGCCGACGAACTGCTGCGGCTC
It contains:
- a CDS encoding EAL domain-containing protein; protein product: MKAPQLNRVVLIAYAAVIGLAGFGFYELWSFRVAAALRLSGESLQAMGGALDATAKSATDHVAILRVEAERALRDEVVHARSPLRDAVTVFPEPGLFATTRVPDDLPPGLGAYVFGRGDPAALPGPMEREIEVALHLIPVFQRVRENVPQAAWVYYTSRSGFVSIYPLDAQWKYLTWRDEMLTHPVVTRAAPENNPGRALHWSEAYVDEAGKGMMSSVTAPVYDQAGRFRAIIALDITLATLNGYLGGPGMEIGRMFVANEQGQLIADPEIVKQGDSEVRLVDRTLPRELSGHLPQLVDVATTGYSEHDGWLLAGVRLKNAPWTVYHVVDRSALGWTTLLHMHVEIIAMLLIVLAGVLLEQRRRAAHRLHLYKVAVDASTSGIVITDRASAIEYTNPAFSRITGYPAHEALGRTPALFRSGKTPRELYEDLWNVILRGESWQGELLNRRKNGELYWSDLRIAPILAPGGEPQQFVGVMNDVSAPKEAMRALVDSESYNKTLFEHSHIAQAILDPGTRRFIDCNDAAAALCGYPDRRSMIGRSPLDLAAPVQPDGRPSGEAGNDQLSRCLDTRVSVFEWRNRRPDGEEWDAEIRCMSFRHGDRTLLQLSMQDITERKRIETRMKQAMVVFNASSQGIMTADAHGVITAVNPAFTAITGYAAEEVLGRKPSLLASGRHDAAYYANMWKSLAETGRWESEIWNRRKSGEIYPQWQTISAIYDDRGAVTGYISLFNDITQRKQQEEAIWRQANFDPLTSLANRSLLQDRLDQAMTHARRNHTHVGLLFLDLDGFKWINDTLGHDTGDELLVEVARRLTFCVREQDTVARFGGDEFTIVIHDLAKPDDLNAIAEKIVSVLRDPFSLGGMQHRMSGSVGITVYPDDGEDLQTLFRNADIAMYKSKQAGKNRFQFYAREMQSDALARMQLEADLRTALEQQAFSLHYQPIVDSDSGELVGAEALIRWFHPVRGPVSPLEFIPVAEDSGLIIGIGEWALREAARQSRAWREQGHGTLRLAVNMSGVQFRESGLPDLIAGVLSEFGMDRGSLMVEITESVLMGGSESMEARMRDIKALGIGYALDDFGTGFSSLSYLKRFPVDIVKIDRSFISDCPDDRNDAHLVEAIINMAHSLGLHVTAEGVETGEQVSFLRELGCDFLQGYLIGKPLPPEEFEAMLQKHFLLASVDDLGPEESRLLTALRRDDLDVDAWLRRLLGERSPDLAAFMEREGWRRHGLDLKQAIEAHLNWRKRLNAYVSGRSNAEALDVAEAGSVSLCELGQWIDGNDALAADRLGHLTRMHKDFHRLAGQIVADYNHGYQASARRSLAGLKFRTASRDLVIALIDCFDDRSGSGG